A single Anatilimnocola floriformis DNA region contains:
- a CDS encoding DUF4175 family protein: MIQQLLLAQLDRLANRERWLRLLQFLSLVWIVAAVAGGLLWAWGRQTLTATTAPAILLVLLTALLAAAVIWRVISHRQNYTWLAGQVERAFPELRTTLLASIEQRPDPTIGEFGYLQTSVMREALQHSYKNPWANVISQRQLLLQGIANAVLFAIFAVALVGALIAVGSPNGPIQQAAAALVLPAGQKFVMTVEPGSTEVERGTSLLVLARIQGQMPGEATLHYQSVSGEEVVLAMPPSLADPVFSGRIPIVDEPLEYFVTADGQQSPKYSMKVFEYPKLVRADATLVYPKYTGLEERTIQDVRTVSAVAGTQLTIRCLLNKPVTSATLTNTRTEATAPPLELTADSADASRYEVTITLTESRRLKLELVDDMGRKNQKQDQFTINVLPNQPPVLKPLFPARDLEVSALEELHTRVSVTDDFGVERVGLSYSLAGQPPVDVTLATKAAPKQKHEFAQQIDLEKLAAEPDQLLSYYWWAEDIDAAGQIRRTQSDMYFAEVRPFEEIFRQGEQPPGGAQQQRQQQQQQQGQGQNAQDAQQLAKLQKDIMNATWKLIRREIAPAVSPAFVDDTEQVRLSQSAAREQASSLAERLQDEKSLGHAEEILKQMDRAIAELQQAHDGPTRDTLQSALAAEQAAYQGLLKLRAREHEVVRQQQQQQQGQQSQQQSQSRSQQQQQQLQQLDLKQEESRYETERTAQERQEESAADRENRQVLNRLRELAQRQHDLNDRLKELQSALEAAETPKEKEDIRRQLQRLQDEERQILQDTDELQSRLDRPENQQRMTEQQQQLDETRDQVRRASEALQQERVGQAAAAGTRAEQQFDDLREEFRRRAANRFGEEVQQLREAARELEQKEQKIAEQIRGEQESKPNDKSKTPSLREENNDRESIAQELTDQRKRLEGVQNQMRETIERAEETEPILSQRLYETARNLRDQKIDKALQSAERSVRQGLPQDAEKQEAVAGEGLKQLREGIEKAAEGVLGDETEALRRARGDLQQLAQELNNEVNRNAPREGEDEQQGQRPGQSQQGNQQRGQQPSSGQQQKGGQQQKSQQQPGQGGQQGQQPMGQGQQPGEGQRPGQGQQPGEQGQQPGQGQGQRPGEGQQPGQGQQPGQGQGQGQQPGERGQQPGQGQQGQQPGQGQGQGNQPGQRGGQQQANGNPRGGAAGPYENDEQEQTSGPLTGERFREWSDRLRDVEEMVGDPQLRADAARIRERARAVRAEAKRHSAAPNWDLVRDQLLNPLNELEKRVSEEVLKRTSKQALVPLDRDPVPPEYSEKTRKYYERLGSGK; encoded by the coding sequence ATGATTCAGCAACTCCTGCTCGCGCAACTCGACCGCCTCGCCAACCGCGAGCGCTGGCTGCGGCTGCTTCAGTTTCTCTCGCTCGTCTGGATCGTGGCTGCCGTTGCCGGCGGTCTGCTCTGGGCCTGGGGACGACAAACGCTCACGGCGACCACCGCCCCGGCCATTTTGTTGGTCCTGCTCACCGCGCTGCTCGCGGCCGCCGTGATCTGGCGAGTCATTTCGCACCGGCAAAATTACACGTGGCTCGCCGGTCAGGTCGAACGAGCTTTTCCCGAACTTCGCACCACGCTCCTCGCCTCGATCGAACAACGTCCCGATCCCACCATCGGTGAATTCGGCTATTTGCAAACGAGCGTGATGCGCGAAGCGCTGCAACACTCCTATAAAAACCCGTGGGCCAACGTCATCTCGCAGCGGCAACTCCTGCTCCAGGGGATCGCCAACGCGGTACTATTCGCCATCTTTGCAGTCGCGCTCGTCGGAGCCCTCATCGCCGTCGGTTCGCCCAATGGTCCCATTCAACAAGCCGCGGCTGCGCTGGTTTTGCCGGCGGGTCAGAAGTTCGTGATGACCGTCGAGCCGGGGAGTACCGAAGTCGAACGCGGCACCAGTTTGCTGGTTCTCGCACGCATTCAGGGGCAAATGCCCGGCGAAGCAACGCTCCATTATCAATCGGTGAGCGGCGAGGAAGTAGTTCTTGCGATGCCGCCGAGTCTCGCCGATCCCGTCTTCAGCGGCCGCATTCCGATCGTTGACGAACCGCTCGAATATTTCGTTACCGCGGATGGCCAGCAGTCGCCGAAGTACAGCATGAAGGTGTTTGAGTATCCCAAGCTCGTCCGCGCCGATGCGACGTTGGTTTATCCGAAGTACACGGGCCTCGAAGAGCGGACCATTCAAGACGTCCGCACGGTCTCCGCCGTCGCCGGCACGCAGCTGACAATTCGCTGCCTGCTGAACAAGCCAGTCACTTCGGCCACCCTCACCAACACACGCACTGAAGCAACCGCCCCGCCGTTGGAACTGACTGCCGATTCAGCGGACGCGTCGCGCTACGAAGTAACGATCACGCTCACGGAATCCCGCCGGCTGAAGCTCGAACTGGTCGACGACATGGGCCGGAAGAATCAGAAGCAAGATCAGTTCACTATCAATGTGCTGCCGAATCAGCCGCCGGTCTTAAAGCCGCTTTTTCCCGCGCGCGATCTCGAAGTTTCGGCGCTCGAAGAACTCCACACGCGGGTCAGCGTCACCGACGACTTCGGCGTCGAGCGTGTCGGCCTCAGTTACTCACTCGCCGGTCAGCCGCCGGTCGATGTAACGCTCGCTACGAAAGCCGCTCCCAAGCAGAAGCACGAGTTCGCCCAGCAGATCGATCTGGAAAAACTCGCCGCCGAGCCCGATCAATTGCTTTCCTATTACTGGTGGGCTGAAGACATCGACGCCGCCGGCCAGATCCGTCGCACGCAGTCGGATATGTACTTCGCCGAAGTCCGGCCCTTCGAAGAAATCTTCCGCCAGGGAGAACAGCCGCCCGGCGGTGCTCAGCAGCAGCGTCAACAACAGCAGCAACAGCAAGGCCAAGGGCAGAACGCCCAAGATGCCCAGCAATTGGCCAAGCTCCAAAAAGACATCATGAATGCGACGTGGAAGCTCATCCGCCGCGAGATCGCGCCGGCTGTTTCTCCGGCGTTTGTTGATGACACCGAGCAGGTTCGCCTGTCGCAATCCGCCGCTCGCGAGCAGGCGTCGTCGCTGGCCGAAAGGTTGCAGGACGAGAAATCACTCGGCCATGCAGAAGAAATTCTCAAGCAAATGGATCGGGCAATTGCTGAATTACAACAAGCCCACGATGGCCCGACTCGCGATACGTTGCAGTCAGCCCTCGCTGCCGAGCAGGCCGCTTATCAAGGCCTGCTCAAGTTGCGTGCACGAGAGCATGAAGTTGTTCGCCAGCAACAGCAACAACAGCAGGGCCAACAAAGTCAGCAGCAAAGCCAATCCCGTTCGCAGCAGCAACAACAGCAGTTGCAACAGTTGGATCTGAAGCAGGAAGAGAGTCGTTACGAAACGGAACGGACCGCGCAGGAACGGCAGGAAGAATCGGCCGCCGATCGCGAGAACCGACAAGTGCTGAATCGCCTGCGTGAACTCGCTCAGAGACAACACGATTTGAACGACCGTTTGAAGGAACTGCAGTCTGCCCTCGAAGCGGCCGAAACGCCGAAGGAAAAAGAAGACATTCGCCGCCAGCTGCAACGGCTGCAAGACGAGGAACGGCAGATTCTGCAGGACACCGACGAGCTGCAATCGCGACTCGATCGGCCAGAGAACCAGCAGCGAATGACCGAGCAGCAACAACAGCTCGACGAAACGCGCGACCAGGTCCGCCGAGCCTCGGAAGCCCTGCAGCAAGAACGCGTCGGTCAGGCGGCCGCTGCGGGAACACGAGCGGAACAGCAATTTGATGACCTCCGCGAAGAGTTTCGCCGCCGGGCTGCCAATCGCTTTGGCGAAGAAGTTCAGCAGCTGCGCGAAGCGGCTCGCGAGCTCGAACAGAAAGAACAAAAGATCGCCGAACAAATCCGCGGCGAACAAGAGTCGAAGCCGAACGACAAGTCGAAAACGCCGTCACTGCGCGAGGAGAATAATGACCGTGAGTCGATTGCCCAAGAGCTGACCGACCAGCGGAAACGGCTCGAGGGAGTTCAGAATCAAATGCGTGAGACAATCGAACGGGCCGAAGAAACCGAGCCGATCTTGTCGCAACGTTTGTACGAAACAGCCCGCAATCTGCGCGATCAGAAGATCGACAAGGCCCTGCAATCGGCCGAGCGATCCGTTCGCCAGGGTCTGCCACAAGACGCGGAAAAACAAGAGGCCGTTGCCGGCGAAGGTCTCAAGCAGCTACGCGAGGGAATCGAAAAAGCCGCTGAAGGGGTACTCGGTGATGAAACCGAAGCTCTGCGTCGTGCTCGTGGCGATCTGCAACAGCTGGCGCAGGAACTGAACAACGAAGTAAATCGCAATGCGCCGCGCGAAGGAGAAGACGAACAGCAGGGGCAGCGACCAGGTCAGAGCCAACAAGGTAATCAGCAGCGCGGACAGCAACCGTCCAGTGGCCAACAGCAAAAGGGCGGCCAACAACAGAAGAGTCAACAGCAGCCTGGACAAGGTGGTCAACAAGGTCAGCAGCCGATGGGTCAGGGGCAGCAGCCCGGCGAAGGACAACGCCCCGGGCAGGGACAACAACCGGGTGAGCAAGGTCAACAGCCTGGACAAGGCCAGGGACAACGACCCGGCGAAGGACAGCAGCCAGGCCAAGGTCAACAACCGGGACAGGGGCAAGGTCAGGGACAACAGCCAGGTGAGCGCGGTCAGCAACCCGGTCAGGGTCAGCAAGGTCAACAACCGGGCCAGGGACAAGGTCAAGGCAATCAGCCAGGCCAACGTGGCGGTCAGCAGCAGGCCAACGGCAATCCGCGTGGCGGCGCTGCTGGTCCGTACGAAAACGACGAACAAGAGCAAACCTCCGGTCCACTCACCGGCGAACGATTTCGCGAATGGTCCGATCGTTTGCGCGATGTGGAAGAAATGGTCGGCGATCCGCAACTGCGGGCCGATGCAGCTAGAATCCGCGAGCGAGCCCGCGCCGTCCGCGCGGAAGCCAAACGACATTCGGCGGCGCCGAATTGGGATCTCGTTCGCGATCAGCTATTGAATCCACTCAATGAACTCGAAAAACGAGTCAGCGAAGAAGTCCTCAAGCGCACCTCGAAGCAGGCTCTCGTGCCTCTCGATCGCGACCCGGTTCCGCCGGAATATTCCGAGAAGACTCGCAAGTACTACGAACGCCTCGGGAGCGGCAAATGA
- a CDS encoding BatA domain-containing protein, with protein MSILAPLFLVALGGLALPLILHLVRRTPKGKQQFSSLMFLSPTPPRLTRRSRLDQVLLLLMRLAALALLAFAFARPFLRENSLLAVTDLQQRRVALLVDTSASMRRGDLWKQAIAAAEKELDGLAPQDEVALYTFADRVQNIVGFPTDGKVVSAPPADVVRQALKQIELTWSAGDMGSAITTLAAELAAANDVAQSQAIPQLVVISDFQRGNRIESLQGFEWPKDVRVVPRQLALKQTSNATLQFLPPEAGTADEEPRVRVSNAADSTADQLFVRWLDPKDPNGTAGEVPVYVPPGQSRVIRLPRQPNNLTADRLILRGDSQEFDNTFYVVPPRQQQIALTYFGDDTADDPAGLQYYLRLATADDPLRQVTFTALKSDASLPSVAPQLVVATSVSSSTQQSLQKYVEQGGVLLFVPKDQAAASPLTNLFSGAELLPANTERKENEFQLLGEINFSDPIFQPFANPRYNDFTRIHFWQHRAVKLPAETNTRVLARFDNGDPWLLETSLGKGRVWAMTSGWQPDDSQLAVSSKFLPLVGSLLDQACGASRALASGVVNAPVALPRDRTAELIVQSPSGEKESIPTAATEFRETNEPGIYQAGAGQQEFRFAVNIAASESDTTPLPVEQLEQLGLKIGQSVTAAERLNRERQRRDTELESRQQFWRWLVVGCLSILILETWWASRASSLGAATASDARLSTEVVA; from the coding sequence ATGAGCATCCTCGCGCCGCTGTTTCTCGTCGCCCTCGGCGGGCTCGCCCTGCCGCTGATTCTGCACCTGGTCCGCCGCACGCCAAAGGGTAAGCAGCAGTTCAGCTCGTTGATGTTTCTCAGCCCGACGCCGCCGCGTCTCACCCGTCGTAGCCGACTCGATCAGGTGCTGTTGCTCCTCATGCGACTCGCCGCCCTCGCGCTCCTGGCGTTCGCTTTCGCCAGGCCGTTCCTGCGAGAAAACAGCTTGCTCGCGGTCACCGATCTGCAGCAACGGCGCGTCGCGCTGCTCGTTGACACCAGTGCCAGCATGCGCCGCGGCGATTTATGGAAGCAAGCCATCGCCGCTGCCGAAAAAGAACTCGACGGCCTCGCGCCGCAAGACGAAGTTGCGCTCTATACCTTTGCCGACCGCGTGCAGAACATCGTCGGTTTTCCTACCGATGGCAAAGTAGTTTCCGCCCCTCCCGCCGACGTGGTTCGTCAGGCTCTGAAACAAATCGAACTTACCTGGTCCGCCGGCGACATGGGCTCCGCGATCACGACGCTCGCAGCCGAGTTGGCCGCGGCCAACGACGTCGCGCAGTCGCAGGCCATTCCGCAACTCGTCGTCATCAGCGATTTTCAGCGCGGCAATCGGATTGAATCGCTGCAAGGATTCGAATGGCCGAAGGACGTGCGTGTCGTCCCGCGGCAACTCGCACTGAAGCAAACCAGCAACGCCACGCTGCAGTTCCTGCCGCCGGAAGCAGGCACCGCGGATGAGGAGCCGCGGGTGCGTGTCTCGAATGCAGCCGATTCGACCGCCGATCAGCTCTTCGTTCGCTGGCTGGATCCGAAAGATCCGAACGGCACGGCTGGCGAAGTTCCTGTCTACGTGCCGCCGGGCCAGAGCCGTGTCATTCGCCTGCCGCGACAACCAAACAACCTCACCGCCGATCGGCTCATCCTCCGCGGCGACTCGCAGGAGTTCGACAACACGTTTTATGTCGTGCCGCCACGGCAGCAGCAGATTGCGCTCACCTATTTCGGCGACGATACAGCCGATGATCCCGCCGGCCTGCAGTACTATCTGCGTCTCGCCACAGCTGACGATCCGCTGCGGCAGGTGACATTCACCGCGCTCAAGAGCGATGCGTCGCTGCCGTCGGTCGCGCCGCAATTGGTCGTGGCCACAAGCGTCTCCAGCAGCACGCAGCAATCGTTGCAAAAGTACGTGGAACAAGGGGGCGTGCTCCTCTTCGTGCCGAAGGATCAAGCCGCGGCCAGTCCGCTCACGAATTTGTTCTCTGGCGCAGAGTTGCTCCCAGCGAACACTGAGCGCAAGGAAAATGAATTTCAACTCCTCGGCGAAATCAACTTCTCCGATCCGATCTTTCAGCCGTTCGCCAATCCTCGCTACAACGATTTCACTCGCATCCATTTCTGGCAGCATCGCGCGGTGAAGTTGCCCGCCGAAACAAACACGCGCGTCCTCGCTCGCTTCGACAATGGCGATCCCTGGCTGCTCGAAACTTCACTCGGCAAAGGTCGAGTCTGGGCGATGACCAGCGGTTGGCAGCCGGACGACAGTCAGCTCGCCGTTTCCAGCAAATTCCTGCCGCTCGTTGGGAGCCTGCTCGATCAAGCCTGCGGCGCTTCGCGGGCGCTGGCATCGGGCGTCGTCAATGCGCCGGTTGCGTTGCCGCGCGATCGCACGGCGGAGTTGATTGTTCAGTCGCCATCCGGTGAAAAGGAATCGATACCAACCGCTGCCACAGAGTTTCGCGAGACGAACGAGCCGGGCATTTATCAGGCCGGCGCCGGTCAACAGGAATTTCGCTTTGCCGTGAACATCGCTGCCAGCGAAAGCGATACGACGCCACTCCCCGTCGAGCAACTCGAACAACTTGGTTTGAAAATCGGTCAATCCGTCACAGCTGCCGAACGCCTGAACCGCGAGCGGCAACGCCGCGATACCGAACTCGAAAGTCGCCAGCAATTCTGGCGCTGGCTGGTGGTTGGTTGCCTCTCGATTTTGATTTTGGAAACCTGGTGGGCGTCGCGCGCATCGAGCCTTGGTGCTGCGACCGCGAGTGACGCCCGACTGTCCACGGAGGTTGTCGCATGA
- a CDS encoding DUF4159 domain-containing protein, whose amino-acid sequence MSRRTTILLTSLIAFFALTALGIAQRGRWSREVRPELVDRNGVPEWKNDEHFKSDVFTFVRIRYQSMSGYGRGGGNWATDYPDSDLNFSYRLHELTSLEVDPNGKIIELTDDALFDYPFIYLIEPGRMYLNDAEVTALRKYLLNGGFLMVDDFWGEEEYANLYENMKRVFPTREPVELPLEHEIFHCVYDLKKKPQVPSIHAWYNGMTTERADAQEPHYRGIFDDQGRMMVIICHNTDLGDGWEREGMDPQYFKEMSEKYSYPMGINIVTYAMTH is encoded by the coding sequence ATGTCTCGCCGCACCACCATCCTGCTCACGTCGCTGATCGCGTTCTTCGCGCTCACCGCCCTCGGCATCGCCCAGCGTGGCCGTTGGAGTCGCGAAGTTCGCCCGGAATTAGTCGATCGCAACGGCGTGCCGGAGTGGAAGAACGACGAGCATTTCAAGAGCGACGTCTTCACGTTCGTTCGCATCCGCTATCAGTCGATGAGCGGCTATGGTCGCGGTGGCGGCAACTGGGCCACCGATTATCCCGACAGCGATCTCAATTTCTCGTACCGCCTGCATGAACTCACCTCGCTCGAAGTCGATCCCAACGGCAAGATCATCGAACTCACCGACGACGCCCTCTTCGACTACCCGTTCATCTACCTCATCGAACCCGGCCGAATGTATCTCAACGATGCCGAGGTCACCGCGCTCCGAAAGTATCTCCTCAACGGCGGCTTTCTGATGGTCGACGATTTTTGGGGCGAAGAGGAATACGCCAATTTGTACGAGAACATGAAGCGCGTCTTCCCTACGCGAGAGCCCGTGGAGCTGCCACTGGAGCATGAGATTTTTCACTGCGTGTATGACCTGAAGAAGAAGCCGCAAGTGCCGAGCATTCACGCTTGGTACAACGGCATGACCACCGAACGAGCCGACGCTCAAGAGCCGCACTACCGAGGCATTTTCGACGATCAGGGGCGGATGATGGTCATTATTTGCCACAACACCGATCTCGGAGACGGCTGGGAGCGAGAGGGAATGGATCCGCAATATTTCAAAGAGATGTCGGAGAAATATTCGTATCCGATGGGAATCAACATCGTGACCTACGCCATGACTCACTAA
- a CDS encoding DUF58 domain-containing protein, with protein MPRAPLISKTNQSGNAGPRASYLDPATLMRIKNLELRARQVVHGFLSGLHRSPYHGFSVEFTEYRQYTPGDDPRYLDWRLYARSDRYYLKRFEDETNLRCYLLVDLSRSMGYGSLAYDKAEYAKTAAATIAYFLSLQRDAAGLVTFDDKIREYLPARFRPGHLHRLFLALERSTAGTATDLKAPLEQVAKTARRRGLVVLLSDLLAPPETLEKELGYLRTQGHEVAVLRILDPAEIDFPFNEAAMFLDVETGRELYVDPQLARQQYQEKFTAHANALKQICQRLGVDLYDLPTNKPLELALFDLLHARMRRGRLIARHSGGSR; from the coding sequence ATGCCCCGCGCTCCGCTGATTTCGAAAACCAACCAATCCGGCAACGCCGGCCCGCGCGCGTCGTATCTCGATCCCGCCACTCTGATGCGGATCAAGAATCTGGAACTGCGGGCGCGGCAGGTGGTGCATGGTTTTCTCAGCGGGTTGCACCGGAGCCCTTATCACGGATTTTCCGTCGAGTTCACCGAGTATCGCCAATACACGCCCGGCGACGATCCGCGCTATCTCGACTGGCGCTTGTATGCTCGCAGCGATCGCTACTATCTAAAACGTTTTGAAGACGAAACCAATCTTCGCTGCTATTTGCTCGTCGATCTCAGCCGCTCGATGGGCTATGGCTCGCTGGCCTACGACAAAGCGGAATATGCCAAGACAGCCGCCGCGACGATCGCCTACTTCCTGTCGCTGCAGCGCGATGCAGCCGGCCTGGTGACTTTCGACGACAAGATTCGCGAGTACCTCCCCGCGCGCTTTCGCCCCGGACATTTGCATCGGCTGTTCCTCGCGCTCGAGCGCTCCACGGCGGGAACGGCCACTGATCTAAAAGCACCACTCGAGCAAGTCGCCAAAACCGCGCGTCGCCGTGGCCTCGTCGTGCTTCTGTCTGATCTTCTCGCGCCGCCAGAGACGCTCGAAAAGGAGCTCGGCTATTTGCGAACGCAGGGGCACGAAGTGGCCGTTCTGCGAATTCTCGATCCCGCCGAGATCGATTTTCCCTTTAACGAAGCGGCGATGTTTCTCGACGTAGAAACAGGCCGCGAGTTGTATGTCGATCCGCAACTCGCCCGACAGCAGTACCAGGAGAAATTCACCGCCCATGCGAACGCGCTGAAGCAAATCTGTCAGCGACTCGGCGTTGACCTCTACGATCTGCCGACGAACAAACCGCTGGAGCTGGCCCTCTTCGATCTATTGCACGCGCGGATGCGTCGCGGCCGGTTGATCGCTCGGCACTCGGGAGGAAGCCGATGA
- a CDS encoding AAA family ATPase — MTSDLDAFQLEQKVVEQIRGSRALIDRELSKVIVGQAEVVEQLLISLFAGGHCLITGAPGLAKTLLVRSIAQVFHLQFQRIQFTPDLMPADITGTEILEQASDGHRRMQFVKGPIFGNVILADEINRTPPKTQAALLEAMQEHQVTVAGQRYVLDEPFFVLATQNPIEMEGTYPLPEAQLDRFMFNVLIDYLPENDEVAVVKQTTSRKPEPIQALFTGEDVRNFHEVVKRVPIAEDVIRYAVRLSAASRPGQEHSPSFVKDWVSWGAGTRAAQYMVLGAKARALLAGRNLATAEDVRAMVHPVLRHRVLVSYRAEAEGVTVDQVIARLLDHVPLPKPT, encoded by the coding sequence GTGACCAGCGATTTGGATGCGTTTCAGTTAGAACAAAAAGTGGTCGAGCAGATCCGCGGCAGCCGCGCGCTCATCGATCGCGAACTGTCGAAAGTCATCGTCGGCCAGGCCGAAGTCGTCGAGCAGTTGCTCATTAGCTTGTTCGCCGGCGGCCATTGCTTGATCACCGGTGCGCCAGGCTTGGCAAAGACCCTGCTCGTCCGCTCGATCGCGCAAGTGTTTCACTTGCAGTTTCAGCGTATTCAGTTCACTCCCGACCTGATGCCCGCCGACATTACCGGCACCGAAATCCTCGAGCAAGCCAGCGACGGCCATCGGCGAATGCAGTTCGTCAAAGGTCCGATCTTCGGCAACGTGATTCTCGCCGACGAAATCAACCGCACGCCGCCGAAGACGCAGGCCGCGCTGCTGGAAGCGATGCAGGAACATCAAGTCACGGTTGCCGGTCAGCGGTACGTGCTCGACGAGCCGTTCTTCGTCCTCGCGACGCAGAACCCGATCGAAATGGAAGGGACCTACCCGTTGCCGGAAGCGCAGCTCGATCGCTTCATGTTCAACGTGCTGATTGATTACTTGCCCGAAAACGACGAAGTCGCCGTGGTGAAACAAACCACCTCGCGCAAACCCGAACCAATTCAAGCTCTCTTCACTGGCGAAGACGTCCGCAATTTCCACGAAGTCGTCAAGCGTGTGCCGATCGCCGAAGATGTCATTCGTTACGCGGTCCGTCTCTCCGCTGCCAGCCGCCCCGGCCAGGAACATTCGCCCAGCTTTGTGAAAGATTGGGTCAGCTGGGGGGCTGGAACTCGCGCTGCGCAATACATGGTCCTCGGCGCCAAGGCCCGCGCTCTCCTCGCCGGCCGCAACCTCGCCACGGCGGAAGACGTCCGTGCGATGGTTCATCCCGTGCTGCGGCACCGCGTGCTGGTCAGCTACCGCGCCGAAGCCGAAGGGGTGACGGTCGATCAGGTCATTGCTCGCCTGCTCGATCACGTTCCGTTGCCGAAGCCCACCTAA